In the genome of Xiphias gladius isolate SHS-SW01 ecotype Sanya breed wild chromosome 1, ASM1685928v1, whole genome shotgun sequence, the window GGAccaaaacaccacacacacatgcatattcaTCCACATACTCTATGACAGGATGTGCATATTAGTTGTATTTCCCAGGAAAGCGAAGTAGGaacaaataattccaaaataaatatatttttcattaaatacaaaGAAGTTGTTGGGTCTTATTGCGACTCACAATTTGCCTTCTCAGAGAATATAAAGATCATATcatcacagtaaataaaaaaaaaaaaaaaaaaaaaatagaagataaaaattaaaacagccAAAATGCAGTTCCTAAAACCACCGTTGATTATATGCCTCCAGCTTATAATATTTTAGACAAAAAGTGACCTCTCATATAAATTTAGACATGCACCTAGTTACGTAAATGATACGGATGAATTTTACACGTTGATCTAATATCTGAATAAGCGTGAGAAACATTTTTAGGTAAAAGTCCAAGAAtcttacagaaaacaaaggcagtgtGGAAAAACCTGATGTAGTGACAACAGAGGGAGATACTGTGTGTCAGCTCAACAACAGCACTACATGGTTCAGCAGATTTGAGACAGATTTGCATAATGAATTGTTTGACTAATCACATGTACTGGATGATACAGACACTGAAGACACTTGTATCTGTGCAAACGCGTGTTTTTGTTGCCTGTCAGCTGGTGACAGGGGTGTGCCAGGCTGCACGGAGACCAGCAGTCGCAGGGCTGGTATCCTCCCGTGGTTACCGCGGAGACGCGCCAGATGACACCAGGGGCGACCTGATTGAGATCCCTCTGCCGCCTTGGGAGGAGAAGCCAGGCGAGCCCACTGACATTAAGAGACGCCGACTTCTCTATGAGAGTCGCAAGAGGGGCATGTTGGAGAACTGCATATTGCTCAGGTTGATAAACTACTGTTTTTTTGTCCCATCTCCCTGTCTTCTAGCCACACTGgtgatttttgtttctgttttgtttgtttttacctcaCGCTTAAAAGATAGGGTCACATTTTTCAGGTCTGccttaaaacaatatttatttgcCCAAATGAACTCTTATGGTCGCTGTATTTGTACCTACTATCCATACTGGCTGCAAAGAGATATTCTATTAAAGCAAGTTTAGTGTAAGTAAGGGCGGGCAGAGCCTGCAGTCCtatttctgtgcaaaaaatgaaatcttgAGTTCAGgtgaagttaatatgaggcttcagctgGCTGTGTTAGACAAATCAAAGGGAAATCTTCCAAAGTTAGGGCGTTTTTGGTACAAAATTTTAGATACTATTCCTCGGTTCgagctcagcaaggaaacactgtctgtgGAAACACAAAGATGAAATTGGTACTAAGATAAACACTTTCAGTGTATATGTGGGCACGTGATTATTGTTTCAAGAcggacttgaaaaaaatgtgaacctatcctttaacaTATTTAGAGCAGGTGTGCAGGTTGTAAGCGGGACCAGCTTTTTAAGTTTCTTGTTTTCCCTTAGAAGGTTTTCACATCCTGTTGCTATTTTCTAATTTAAGTTCACAGTATGGAGTCCTTTCACCAGCAGCTCAGATAACTGGAGAAAAGGctcaaactgaaatgaattcTCCACCTCTCTCATAGCCTTTTTGCAAAGCGATACCTGAACACCATGAGCGAgaaccagctgcagcagtacGACAGACTGATAAATGAACCAAGCAATGACTGGGACATCTACTACTGGGCAACAGGTGAGAGAAGAGTTCTGCTTCTTTGACGAGTTTCTCAGACACGTGATGTTGCCTCTGCCATCTCAGACGGTACAGCAGACATGATACATTTGGGCAGACCATAAGTTAGTGAGCTGGCGACTGCTAAGCTTCAGTCAAGAGACATTTGAGCCACAGATGGGGATTTGGATACTCTCACTACAAAACGTTTGAGTAGttaatgacacaaaaacatttcagctttgCAATTTTAACGTTTATGCATATTGCCAATAATAAATATTTCCTTTGACTTGTTGTCAAGTGTTAACAGTGACAAATAAATCAGACGtactcattttaaattcaatccGTAACACTACGAAATGTGCAAAACTCCGGTGGGCATAACAATTATTaagggcttgttttttttgtttttttaattagtaaaaatttaaattcaattcacttctgtagctgtttttttttttttttttttaacccttccTTTTGGCTCGGACTTCATCCTGGAAGCTCCTTCGCTGTACCAAGATAACTTACCATTTCCTTCTTCTAATTTTCTCTTAATTTGAATCCATGATTTGTCTGTTTCATTGTCCATAACAGCTGACAAATGGAGTCAGCGTGAGAACAACACCGCTcttgaaaaccaaacaaaaattgTCGCAGGCAGTCTGACTTTACTGAAACAAATAATTACCGTGGTATTACTAAGTCATTCATTGATATGGTTTccatttttgaaatgaataaactgGGGCGTCCCAGGGTCACGCACAGTCTCTTACTTAGAAGCCTTGAATGAGCCCTACACAGTTAGGAATGAGGAAGGCATTtaaatgtgtgcgtgtgagacACAAGAATCTAATGTCTTCTACAGAGAAGCTGTATTGTCTCTTGTCCCTCAAGGACCATTATTATCCTTGTTACCTTTTCCCATTATTAAAgtatgaaacaaataaaaaaaagttcatgtgaattttatttcttattatcGTCATGAGCAAAATATCATGTCTGGATCAGCCTACTGAGGTCATGTGAGAGGGACTCCCCTCTGTGTGCTCATTGTTCTTCAGCCGTCTGTCTCATGATTAATCTTCatgcataaaataaagaatCTATATACCCACTTTGCTTTTTCCCCCCAGTTAAGTTTTGAAGAGGATAAGTTGTAAACGAAAGTAATTCAGCCTGATCTCTTTTTGC includes:
- the sdhaf2 gene encoding succinate dehydrogenase assembly factor 2, mitochondrial gives rise to the protein MLSSVVAKRLVTGVCQAARRPAVAGLVSSRGYRGDAPDDTRGDLIEIPLPPWEEKPGEPTDIKRRRLLYESRKRGMLENCILLSLFAKRYLNTMSENQLQQYDRLINEPSNDWDIYYWATEAQPTPDVYQGEVMDMLKEFTKNRNHEQRLDAPSLEYLDKESQ